From Spirochaetota bacterium:
TTTTTGCTCTATAATGTTTTTAATCTGCTGGAGCATCTGTCATATCTTGCAGGCGGTTTCTTCATGCTTGCAGGAATTATCCATTACCGGAAACAGGAAATTCCGTGGAACAGATCATAACAGTTATAGACGCCATGGCGTTAGTTTTATTCATGGCGACGTTCGCAATTGCCGTAATAAAAACAATCAAGGGTTTATTTTCCGTTGATACAGGGATTTTTTTATCCATAACGGTCGTCATAATGATGTTCATCATGTCTTCCAATGTGCTGAAGCATTCGGGCATAACGGAAATGTTTGAATACTTCGAAGACCATTTCGAAATGCTGGTGCCCCTGTTCGTCGTGATAGCCCTCAATTCGATCCGCCTCCATGCCGACATTGAGCGCCAAGCGCGCAACGAACGCGATTTGAATGCGATGCTCGAAGAGAGAAACGAGCTTCTGAAAGAGATCCATCACCGTGTAAAAAACAACCTCCAGGTCGTCATCAGCCTGGTCGACCTCCGGCGGCGCCAGCCCGATATCGACGAGAAGCTGGAAAAGGTCCTCATGGTCACCGAAAACAGGATATATTCGATGTCCGCGGTGCACGAGACGATCTACCAGGCGAGCGCTTATTCCAACATTCCCGCCGGCGGGTTCATACGGACCATTGCCTCCCAGGCCGCGCAATGCTTCAGGGGAAGTGGAAATAGCGGCATCACCATGAGGTATTCCATAGATGACGGTATCACCGTGCGCCTGGAGGTCGCGGTGCCACTGGGACTTATCGTCAACGAGCTCGTATCAAACGCGCTGCGCCACGCCTTCGATGGCCGCGACAAGGGCACGATTACCGTCACACTCGCCCGCGACGGCGCCATGGTGCTGCTCGAAGTGAGGGATGACGGCATCGGCTTGAAGGCCCCCGGGAATGCCGGGGACGAGACCACCCTCGGCACGGTCCTCATCAGGAACCTGGCGGGCCAGATACACGGCACCGTGGCGACGACCGTCAACGGGGGCACGGCAATCGCGGTCAGCTTTCCCAGTTGATGTCGGTTACTTCAGCGAGAGTCTCCGGTGAACGATCACCAGGACGAGGATGGCAATGGGGACGACAACGTCCCCCATGACAAGGAACGCCCCGGCGTTGTACTCCGCGAGGTTCCCTTTCATCACGATCCCCCTGATGTGGACGCAGGCGGCGCCGAGGAGAAACAGGGCGAAGCCAATGGCCGTGGCCAGCCAGAAATCACCCCTGAAGCGCAGCGAGCAGAGGCCGAGGATCCCGAAGGCCAGGTTGGCCGCCGCCACCTCGAGCTGGAAGGGACTCCCCGGCTGCCAACCGATCCGGGCCGCCACCTGGTCCGCCATGAAGGCGTGGCCCGTGAATGCGAAGAGGCACCCCAGGCCAACGTTGACAACGATCGCCCAGAGGGTTATCGTTTCGAGAATATCAGCG
This genomic window contains:
- a CDS encoding sensor histidine kinase, which gives rise to MEQIITVIDAMALVLFMATFAIAVIKTIKGLFSVDTGIFLSITVVIMMFIMSSNVLKHSGITEMFEYFEDHFEMLVPLFVVIALNSIRLHADIERQARNERDLNAMLEERNELLKEIHHRVKNNLQVVISLVDLRRRQPDIDEKLEKVLMVTENRIYSMSAVHETIYQASAYSNIPAGGFIRTIASQAAQCFRGSGNSGITMRYSIDDGITVRLEVAVPLGLIVNELVSNALRHAFDGRDKGTITVTLARDGAMVLLEVRDDGIGLKAPGNAGDETTLGTVLIRNLAGQIHGTVATTVNGGTAIAVSFPS